From Juglans regia cultivar Chandler chromosome 8, Walnut 2.0, whole genome shotgun sequence, the proteins below share one genomic window:
- the LOC109001140 gene encoding transcription factor bHLH74-like, translating into MDGHENEGILQCPSLQCPSSGMSTNPLPEKVSGMIMNSVSMYKHSNGADPFFSSGWDPLVSLSHNENFGGSSMVSHREFASTPYPIVLENQGISGTSHLVQYPSSSTFVELVPKLPCLGSGSFSDMVNSFGLPECSQIANSECPQNYASSKEGGTGRTSTNGALSQDDRQISAEGAVGSSPNAKRRKRVSDYNNSPVSPRQNAEGEMEKDLSGQSSDVQKEPDEKKPKTEQNPGSNFRGKQTGKQGKNASSADGFKENYIHVRARRGQATNSHSLAERVRREKISERMRLLQELVPGCNKITGKAVMLDEIINYVQSLQQQVEFLSMKLATVNPEQNVDIEQILSKDIINSRRGTGAILGFVPGTSSSHRFHRGTFQGTLPSISSTTSKYPLLPQTVLDNELHGLFQVGFDSCPAVDNLGSNGHFKPEL; encoded by the exons ATGGATGGTCATGAAAATGAGGGTATCCTCCAATGTCCATCTCTCCAATGTCCATCTTCAGGAATGAGCACAAACCCACTGCCTGAAAAGGTTTCAGGAATGATTATGAACTCTGTCTCCATGTATAAACATTCAAATGGAGCTGATCCTTTCTTTAGTTCTGGTTGGGATCCACTCGTTTCATTGAGCCACAATGAGAATTTTGGGGGTTCTTCCATGGTTTCTCACAGAGAATTTGCCAGTACTCCCTACCCAATTGTTCTGGAAAATCAGGGAATTAGTGGCACATCCCACCTGGTACAGTATCCATCCAGTTCCACCTTTGTTGAACTTGTGCCAAAGCTTCCGTGCCTCGGAAGTGGCAGCTTCTCAGATATGGTTAATTCCTTTGGCCTTCCCGAGTGTAGCCAGATTGCTAATTCTGAGTGTCCTCAGAATTATGCCTCAAGCAAAGAGGGTGGCACTGGACGAACTTCAACAAATGGTGCACTGTCTCAGGATGATCGCCAAATCTCAGCAGAGGGTGCTGTAGGATCTTCACCTAATGCAAAGAGAAGGAAACGAGTGTCTGATTATAACAATTCGCCAGTCAGCCCGCGACAG AATGCTGAGGGGGAGATGGAGAAGGATCTGTCTGGTCAGAGCTCCGATGTTCAAAAAGAACCAGATGAGAAGAAACCTAAAACTGAACAAAACCCAGGTTCAAATTTTCGTGGTAAACAAACGGGAAAACAAGGTAAAAATGCTTCCAGTGCAGatggttttaaagaaaattatattcatgtTAGAGCACGAAGGGGCCAGGCCACAAACAGTCATAGCCTTGCCGAAAGG GTCAGAAGAGAAAAGATTAGTGAGAGGATGAGATTGCTTCAAGAACTTGTACCTGGATGCAATAAG ATTACTGGGAAGGCAGTAATGCTTGACGAGATTATCAACTACGTGCAGTCGCTACAACAACAAGTTGAG TTTTTGTCAATGAAACTCGCCACTGTCAATCCAGAACAGAACGTTGATATAGAACAGATTCTGTCAAAAGAT ATAATTAATTCACGGAGAGGCACCGGAGCTATTCTCGGATTTGTTCCTGGAACAAGCTCCTCTCATCGTTTTCATCGTGGAACATTTCAAGGGACCTTGCCAAGTATCTCCAGCACAACTTCAAAATATCCTCTGTTGCCGCAG ACTGTCTTAGACAATGAGCTCCATGGTCTTTTCCAAGTGGGATTTGATTCTTGTCCAGCTGTTGACAATTTGGGATCAAATG GGCACTTTAAACCAGAGCTTTAA